The Eleutherodactylus coqui strain aEleCoq1 chromosome 6, aEleCoq1.hap1, whole genome shotgun sequence genome window below encodes:
- the GPR65 gene encoding psychosine receptor, with amino-acid sequence MISANHSCIVEHDLDLYLFPTTYILVFILSVPANCVSLYISYQQVMKKNELGIYLFNLSCSDLFYTLTLPLWIDFSLNHDNWKFSEWLCALISYSLHTNLYCSAGFLICISLDRYLAVVYPLKFHYLRTRRMAIFISLCVWVVQSASNVIILIEKETFNNTEDILCYDIYPMEEWKAQFSLYNVIVGHFLPLFIMVFCYYRIYVAVQQNQATMDKDKQKIKQLLLIIVVMFILSFTPYHVVLFMRSIWEPDNCPFARTIFIPYKLTLALSSINCLADPLLYCFMNETGRADLKSVVQCCQAKDQSGPSSELQMFTFSKTLKRSKEFGDVTEL; translated from the coding sequence ATGATATCTGCCAATCATTCCTGTATTGTGGAACATGATTTGGACCTGTATTTGTTCCCCACCACTTACATCctggtgttcatcttgagtgttccAGCCAACTGTGTATCACTGTACATCTCCTACCAGCAGGTGATGAAGAAGAATGAACTGGGCATCTACCTGTTCAACCTGTCCTGCTCTGACCTCTTCTACACTCTCACTCTTCCCCTATGGATTGACTTCAGTCTTAATCATGATAACTGGAAGTTTTCGGAATGGCTGTGCGCATTGATCTCCTACAGCCTGCACACAAACCTGTACTGCAGTGCTGGCTTCCTGATCTGTATATCCTTGGACAGATATCTGGCTGTGGTCTATCCCCTTAAATTTCACTATCTCAGGACGAGGAGAATGGCGATCTTTATcagcctgtgtgtgtgggtggtgcAGAGTGCATCCAACGTCATTATTCTGATAGAGAAGGAGACCTTTAATAACACCGAAGACATATTATGTTATGACATCTATCCCATGGAGGAATGGAAGGCGCAGTTCAGCCTTTATAATGTCATTGTTGGCCATTTTCTTCCATTGTTTATTATGGTCTTCTGCTACTACAGGATCTATGTGGCGGTGCAGCAGAACCAGGCCACAATGGACAAGGACAAACAGAAGATCAAGCAGCTGCTGCTCATCATAGTGGTCATGTTCATCCTCAGCTTCACTCCCTACCACGTTGTGCTCTTCATGCGTAGTATATGGGAGCCGGACAATTGCCCCTTTGCCCGTACAATATTTATCCCCTACAAACTGACCCTTGCGTTATCAAGTATCAACTGCCTGGCCGATCCGCTGCTCTACTGCTTCATGAACGAGACCGGTAGAGCCGACCTAAAGTCCGTAGTGCAATGCTGCCAAGCCAAGGATCAGTCTGGCCCAAGTTCAGAGCTGCAGATGTTCACCTTCTCTAAGACACTTAAAAGGAGCAAAGAATTTGGTGATGTCACGGAACTCTAG